From the genome of Salvia splendens isolate huo1 chromosome 7, SspV2, whole genome shotgun sequence:
tattcacggacggagggagtagtctTTCTAAATCCATGAAATTATAGTTACCCCTTCGTCCCATTTCGATCAACTTTTGAAGTTCCAATCACACACTAATATTTCAACAATGCGTTATGATTTTTACCAATTTGTCGTTTTCCTTATTTTCGaataaaaacatttttcttGGATGTGTTTACGACATGTCATCCAACAACACAATGTCTTTAGATCTCTCATCCAAACAAAAATTTCTAGATAAGACGATAAGCTATCTTCCTTCACAAAAACCacacacctctctctctccctctcccttcCATGGCTTCCCTAATCtcccccaccgccgccgccgccgccgccgccacccaaAAACCCCTACCACCTCTCCGATCACgaaccaccaccgccgccaatCACACAGCCTCCACCGCCCGCCGCAACTTCCTCTCCCTCTCCGCCGTCGCCCTATTCCTGGCCCCCACCGCCGCATTGGCGGCGTCGGACGAGGAGTACGTGAAGGAGACGGAGGAGGTGATCAGCAAGGTGAAGAGCACCATCACCTTGGACAAGGCCGACCCGAAcgtggcggcggcggtggcggagcTGCGGGAGACTTCCAACTCGTGGGTGGCCAAATACAGGCGGGAGAAGGCCTTGCTGGGCCGGGCCTCGTTCCGCGACATGTATTCGGCCCTCAACGCCGTTTCGGGCCATTACATCAGCTTCGGGCCCACGGCGCCTATCCCGGCGAAGAGGAGGCAGAGGATCTTGGAAGAGATGGAGACGGCTGAGAAAGCTCTCTTGAGGGGTCGatgattttgtatttttacttattttggtatcatattttctgtatttatatttttatcttcTTGAGATTATAAAATGAGGGGAACGTTTGAGAACTTTATTTGGAGTGTATGTTTATTTACTTAACAACTCATTATATCTCACTTTGATTCTACattgagttttaataaatgtaatggaAATTGAGTGAAAAATGTAAGTGGAATGTGATTGTTGTAACTCGTATGATGTCAggttttaattgtgtaaatcaGGTTTGGGTTATTATCGTGTTGTTAATGAGTTTATGTTGAGTGTAGGTCGTGTTCAGATTTAAAGATAACATGTTAGATTCGTGTTTAGATTGAAAATTGTTTTTAACCAGTCTAATTCGAGTTAGACCATATTGAGTTAGGTCGTAATCAAACTGACCCGATAACAACTTAACGCGAATGATTTGCTACTTGTGGTGTATCAACATTGTCTCTTTATATTGTATTAAATGCATATATAGTGTATTCATTGC
Proteins encoded in this window:
- the LOC121811581 gene encoding photosystem II repair protein PSB27-H1, chloroplastic-like produces the protein MASLISPTAAAAAAATQKPLPPLRSRTTTAANHTASTARRNFLSLSAVALFLAPTAALAASDEEYVKETEEVISKVKSTITLDKADPNVAAAVAELRETSNSWVAKYRREKALLGRASFRDMYSALNAVSGHYISFGPTAPIPAKRRQRILEEMETAEKALLRGR